The following are encoded together in the Babylonia areolata isolate BAREFJ2019XMU chromosome 18, ASM4173473v1, whole genome shotgun sequence genome:
- the LOC143293049 gene encoding neo-calmodulin-like → MDVTADSKATRKHRIFSKCGHELEVNGSKVTEEQFKKIADSFSKLDKNSDGRISVGELIRAQRALGLNPSRKDVLNMVKEIDKDESGFIELNEYVEVMAERLGALEYEKQQMKTAFLHFDKDHSGKLSREEVRRLLTSNFGKPMTEEELNDVISDMDRDGDGAIDVDELCSLLCQQQSSST, encoded by the exons ATG GACGTCACTGCTGACAGCAAAGCGACAAGAAAACATCGTATCTTTTCTAAGTGCGGCCACGAACTGGAAGTG AACGGGTCAAAGGTGACAGAGGAGCAGTTCAAAA AAATCGCGGACTCGTTCAGCAAGCTGGACAAGAACAGTGACGGGAGGATCTCTGTGGGTGAGCTGATCCGTGCACAGAGGGCTCTGGGTTTAAACCCCTCCAGGAAAGACGTGCTGAACATGGTGAAGGAGATTGACAAGGATG AGAGCGGGTTCATAGAACTAAATGAATACGTGGAGGTGATGGCCGAGCGTTTAGGAGCCCTGGAGTACGAAAAGCAACAGATGAAAACTGCCTTCCTGCACTTCGACAAAGACCACAGCGGGAAACTGTCGCGAGAGGAGGTACGTCGACTGCTGACGTCAAACTTCGGCAAGCCGATGACGGAAGAAGAGTTGAATGACGTCATCAGCGACATGGATCGTGACGGTGACGGCGCCATTGACGTGGATG